Part of the Bdellovibrionales bacterium genome is shown below.
CAGGGAGAAAGACAGCTCTGTGAAATTGCGCACAAAGAGTATGGCACTCCGAGTGTTTTTGTAATTGGCTTCCCTCTTGCCGCGCGCCCTTTTTACACACACCCCAGAGGAAACAGCGGCGCAGCTCAGAGTTTTGATTTATTGTTTCGAGGGATTGAAATCACCACGGGTGGACAGAGATTGCATACCAGAGCAGCGCTAGAGCAGGCATTGCTGACAAAAGGGGTGGACCCAAAAGCCTTTGAAGGTCATCTTAGAATGTTCGATCTTGGCATGCCTCCTCATGGTGGTCTTGCGATTGGACTCGAACGATTGACAGGTCAGGTGCTTGGACTTGCTAATGTCAGAGAGGCAACGATGTACCCCAGAGACAGAAATCGAGTTGAACCATGAGCGTACCTCCAACAATTGAAACAAAGAGATTGATTCTGAAAGAAGTAAGTCTTGTCGACTACGAAGTCATTGGGCATTTGACTTCGGCGGTGCCTTGGCCATATCCAAAAAATGGCGTGAAGGAGTTTTTAGAAACATTCATTCCTAAAATTAGAGGCTATGTAAAAACGTGTCAATGAAGTTTTCATTGACATCAAAGTAGTTCTTTTAATTTAAAAAAGAATGAAAGCTTGGCGTCCTAAACCCCTTGAATTAGGTTTTGGCGGCGAGTCGGCCAATTGCCTCGCAACGAAAAACATAAGATAGCTAAGCCACTGCCAACCGCGGAGAACTCCATGTCTATTGGTCGGAAAAAATATGAATCTCACTGATTGGGAACCAAAATTTGAAACGAAGATTTCAGAGATTGCATCGTCTGATGATCCTGCCCACGATCTGCTTCATTTCAAGAGAGTAGTGTATCTTTCTAAGTACCTTTGTGAGCGTGAAAATGGGGAAGCTGAAGTTGTCGTCCCAGCGGCATGGCTTCATGACCTCGTCATAGTTCCTAAAGATAGTCCGCTTCGCAGCCAAGCCTCTCGGTTGTCTGCCGATAAAGCAATCGAGTTCTTGAGATCAATCGGATATCCTGTGAGGTTTTACGATGAAATTGCTCATGCAATCGAAGGTCACAGCTTTAGCGCGAACATTGAGGTCAAAACCATTGAAGCGAAAATCGTTCAAGATGCCGATCGTCTTGATGGGCTGGGAGCAATAGGCATTGCCCGATGTTTTGCAACAGCGGGTCTTATGAAACGAACCTTCTATAGTTGCCAGGATCCATTTTGTGATGTCAGAACGCCGAATGACTCTCTATTTGCCGTTGATCATTTCTTCAAAAAACTCTTTAAGACGGCCGAGACAATGAAAACCCCATCTGGGATCGAGGAAGGCCGTAAAAGACTTGCAGTGATGAAGGACTATTTGTCGTCGTTGAGGTCAGAGGTTTCGAGTGGACCAATGGAGTGGTTCTACTAAGTTTAAGTGGATTTCTGAAATTACGCAGCCCATTAGGACTCGCGTTCAAGGTATCCGCCCGTGATGATTTAGATTCTGGATCTAAATCATCAGCGAGGTTATAACAGCATGAAGTCAGTTCGCTTTTCTGAATATGTTCATGAAATTTCAGTTCAGCAAAATGCAATTTCTTACAAAACTCTGATGCCAAAAATTGAAGAGGACAGCGCCGGTAAGGATAAACCCTATTCACCTCCCAAACTTCACTTAAAGCCAATGGATATCTATAAATTACTAAGGCCATATGTAGGTATACGATTTATGGATCAACTTAAAGCTGTTGGCCCCCTGGCTGTATATCTAGCGATCTTTCAATGGCTGGTTCTCAATGAATCAGTTCAGAATTCTAGCATGATAGGCGTTGGTCTCTTTGCAGTCATTGTTGGCTTAATGCTTTTTATGGAGGGCCTAAAATTGGGTCTGATGCCATTTGGCGAAATCATTGGAAATGTCCTGCCTCGAAAAGCGGTGCTTCCAATTGTTCTCGGCATTGCATTTTTGCTAGGCGTAGGAGTTACGTTTGCGGAGCCCGCCATTGGCGCACTTCAAGCGGCAGGAAAAATCGTTGATGTTCAGAAGGCACCAATCCTATTTTCCCTATTAACAGATCGCGCTCCAATCACTGTGATTATTGTAGGCATCGGGGTAGGAATTGCTGCGGTATTGGGGACGATGCGATTTATTTATTGCTGGAGTCTAAAGCCGCTCATCTATTATAGTTTAATTCCAACCATGATTCTCACTGGATATCTATTCTTCGATCCGGAAATAAGCAAGATTATTGGTCTTGCGTGGGATTGCGGTGCTGTCACAACCGGTCCCGTGACTGTTCCATTGGTATTAGCTCTTGGGATTGGTGTGGCCTCAGCTGTTGGAACCGGCGGCTCCACTCTTTCAGGTTTTGGAATTGTCACCTTAGCTTCGGTTTTTCCAATCCTGGGAGTTCTACTTTTTGGAACTTATGTGGGACTTACAACATCACCTGATCAAATTATTGCAGCAGCACAGGCCCTCGCGGCAGCACAGGAGGGTGTTACGCCGGGATGGTGGGAAGTCTCACCGGGCGTTGATGTCGTGCTAGGCGTACGCGCGATTGTTCCTCTGGTTCTGTTTCTACTTTTTGTTTTAATGGTTGTTCTTCGTGAGAAACTCCAGCAAGCCGGAATTATTCGTTACGGAATATTTTTAGCAGTGGTTGGCATGTGCATATTTAACGTGGGACTTACTTACGGCCTATCAGAACTTGGTGCGCAGTCTGGTGGTTTTGTTCCAGGATCATTTGCACGAATTGAAGGCATGGTGAATTCCCCTCTATATGGTTATGCTATCGGAGTGACAATCGCATTTTTATTCGCGTTTCTTTTAGGTTTTGGTGCAACCTTGGCCGAGCCCGCACTGAATGCGTTAGGCACAACTGTTGAAACTCTAACCGCAGGTGCATTTAAAAAATCACTTCTGATGTACTCGGTTGCTTTCGGAGTCGCGCTCGGAATTGCAATTGGTGTATTAAAAATTGTTTTTCAAATCCCTCTGACCTACTTGATAATTCCTGGATACGTCATAACTTTGGTACTTACAGTGTTCTCCACCGAAGAATTTACAAACATCGCTTGGGACAGCGCCGGTGTAACTACGGGGCCTGTCACAGTACCTCTAGTTCTTTCCATGGGATTAGGATTTGGAAAGGCCGTTGGAGTTGTTGAAGGCTTTGGAATTTTAGCTTGTGCTTCGTTTTGCCCAATAATGGCAGTTCTAGCATCCGGTATCTACATTCAATACAAAGTAAAAAGGGACAATAAAAAAATCGTGAGCACATCTGTGCAAGTCGCATTTCCAGATCAGGGAGTTGTACTATGAGGAAGATAACTGTTTTAACTGACGTCGCATTGATCACATGTATTGTACAAAGAGGTGCTGCAGACAAAATCGTGAAAGCCGCACAGGAAGCTGGAGCCCAAGGGGCCACCGTTTCGTTTGCGAAGGGAACAGGAATTCGCGAACGCCTTGGTCTTCTGGGTGTTGCCGTTGAAGTTGAAAAGGAAATTATCAATGTGGTTGTATCGACTGACCAGGCTCATCGCATTTTTGAAAAAATGTATCTAGCAGGAAACCTAGATACTCCCGGTCAAGGTTTTATCTATATTACCCCACTAGAAAAGGCGGCGACATATATTCCGCAGGCCGTCCTTGAGAAGTTTGGAGAAAAAAATGTCTGAATTAAAATTAATAACTTGCATTCTTTACCGGGGCGGTGGCGATAAAGTTTTAAAAGCACTGTACAAACGGGGGATCGTCACCACCGGGCACAGGCACGCAAGGGGAAGTGCGATTGGAGATGCAGTCGGTAAGGACGGTTTACCAAAGCAATTTGAAAAGGAAATACTCACAGTCCTGGTCAATAAATCGGAAGCAGAAGAGATTTTTGAGTTTATATTCAACATTGCGGAAATTGATCGCCCCCATGGTGGCTTTTTGTATATGGAAAATCTAGATAAGGCATCGACCTACAAAATACCGGAAGCGCCAGTGGAATTTTAAACACTCACTAAGGTTGAAACTATTCCGACTTAAAAAAACTGCTGAACCCCGAAACTCCAATTCATCGTATCGCTTTTCAAGATCGGTTTGGCGTAGTCCAGGCGTACGATGAATCTATAAAATTTTGGCAGAATAAGTCTCAGGCCCGCTCCGAGGCTTGCGGCTTTGACTTTTGTCATTTCTGAGGCCTCGTCGCCGACCGCTCCAAAATCGACAAATCCAACCCCTTGAATGAAATAGGAAGGCTTCTCAAACATCAGGTATCTGGTCTCTGAGTTACTGACTGCAAAATGACTTCCGGCAAACCGATTGTCAGCAAACCCACGTATTCGATCAAGGCCACCCAGATAATACCAGTACTGAAGAACCTGTGTTGAAGTGACGCCCGCAATCAGCCTTTGTGCAAGCTGCCAGCGCGGCAATATGGATTTGAATAGGTGAAAGCTTAAATCAATCTGGACAAACGGATCTGCGCTGCTATCGAGTGAATTGGCATAGCCAAAGTGGGCGCCGATAGATTGGCCGCTAAGCGCTTGTGGCTCTCCCACGATGTCACCAACCTCAAGTCCAACTTTAGAGATCAGCAGTTCTGTCGAGGGAGGCAGACTGAGATTTGGTCCATTTTTATGGATAACTGAATCTGGCAAGATTTCGGTAGAAAAGCTGTCTTTGTTGTATTCGAGTGAAAATCTGAGAGTGACTTTCGACGAGATATCACGAAAATAATCCGCGTAAACCTTCTCTCTCTCGTGTAAGAATCCTCTTTTAATTTCGGGGTCGCTCTTATCTTGGTCGTACTTTATTCGGATTCGTCTTGTGTTCCAATATTGTAAATCGATGCCTTGAGGCTTGCCAAAGAGTCTGGGGTTTTTGAACCACACAACTCCAGAGCTGGCACCACCAAGATTCTCATATTGTGCACCCGCTTCTAAGAATTCACCCAAAATATTTGGATCGTAGACCCCAATGGTGTACTGCGAGACTCCTCCACCAGAGTTAAGTTTCAAAATTGGAATTGTGGTCCACTTCTCAATGACTGCAATCCTCAATTCGGCTAAGTCATTTCGATTTTGTCTTGTGATGGTGTATTCGACTTTGGAGAATAGTCCGGTGCGCTTCAGGCGATTAATTTTTTCCTGAATCTGATTTTTGCAAAACCATTCTTTGTCACTGAGACCGAGCTCCATCTCAATAAACTTTATACTTGTTTTCTCATTTCCTGAGATTTGGACAGATTCGAAAGCCAGTCGTTCGTCAGGCGAGCACCGTTCACTTTCGGATCCAAAAGAATCAGAGGTGCTTAAGATAAGAATTAATAAAGAACAAAATAAATATGCCTTCATTAAGAAATCACTCATTCTCCATTCTCAATCATCATCTCTCGAACTGCACGGCTCATGTCATAGGTTCGTTCCTTTAAACCCTCAATTACCCCTGCCCTATCCTCAGTACTGCGATTTTGAGAAAGTTTAAA
Proteins encoded:
- a CDS encoding BamA/TamA family outer membrane protein gives rise to the protein MSDFLMKAYLFCSLLILILSTSDSFGSESERCSPDERLAFESVQISGNEKTSIKFIEMELGLSDKEWFCKNQIQEKINRLKRTGLFSKVEYTITRQNRNDLAELRIAVIEKWTTIPILKLNSGGGVSQYTIGVYDPNILGEFLEAGAQYENLGGASSGVVWFKNPRLFGKPQGIDLQYWNTRRIRIKYDQDKSDPEIKRGFLHEREKVYADYFRDISSKVTLRFSLEYNKDSFSTEILPDSVIHKNGPNLSLPPSTELLISKVGLEVGDIVGEPQALSGQSIGAHFGYANSLDSSADPFVQIDLSFHLFKSILPRWQLAQRLIAGVTSTQVLQYWYYLGGLDRIRGFADNRFAGSHFAVSNSETRYLMFEKPSYFIQGVGFVDFGAVGDEASEMTKVKAASLGAGLRLILPKFYRFIVRLDYAKPILKSDTMNWSFGVQQFF
- a CDS encoding DUF1538 domain-containing protein, translated to MKSVRFSEYVHEISVQQNAISYKTLMPKIEEDSAGKDKPYSPPKLHLKPMDIYKLLRPYVGIRFMDQLKAVGPLAVYLAIFQWLVLNESVQNSSMIGVGLFAVIVGLMLFMEGLKLGLMPFGEIIGNVLPRKAVLPIVLGIAFLLGVGVTFAEPAIGALQAAGKIVDVQKAPILFSLLTDRAPITVIIVGIGVGIAAVLGTMRFIYCWSLKPLIYYSLIPTMILTGYLFFDPEISKIIGLAWDCGAVTTGPVTVPLVLALGIGVASAVGTGGSTLSGFGIVTLASVFPILGVLLFGTYVGLTTSPDQIIAAAQALAAAQEGVTPGWWEVSPGVDVVLGVRAIVPLVLFLLFVLMVVLREKLQQAGIIRYGIFLAVVGMCIFNVGLTYGLSELGAQSGGFVPGSFARIEGMVNSPLYGYAIGVTIAFLFAFLLGFGATLAEPALNALGTTVETLTAGAFKKSLLMYSVAFGVALGIAIGVLKIVFQIPLTYLIIPGYVITLVLTVFSTEEFTNIAWDSAGVTTGPVTVPLVLSMGLGFGKAVGVVEGFGILACASFCPIMAVLASGIYIQYKVKRDNKKIVSTSVQVAFPDQGVVL
- a CDS encoding P-II family nitrogen regulator — translated: MRKITVLTDVALITCIVQRGAADKIVKAAQEAGAQGATVSFAKGTGIRERLGLLGVAVEVEKEIINVVVSTDQAHRIFEKMYLAGNLDTPGQGFIYITPLEKAATYIPQAVLEKFGEKNV
- a CDS encoding HD domain-containing protein: MNLTDWEPKFETKISEIASSDDPAHDLLHFKRVVYLSKYLCERENGEAEVVVPAAWLHDLVIVPKDSPLRSQASRLSADKAIEFLRSIGYPVRFYDEIAHAIEGHSFSANIEVKTIEAKIVQDADRLDGLGAIGIARCFATAGLMKRTFYSCQDPFCDVRTPNDSLFAVDHFFKKLFKTAETMKTPSGIEEGRKRLAVMKDYLSSLRSEVSSGPMEWFY